Sequence from the Fragaria vesca subsp. vesca linkage group LG4, FraVesHawaii_1.0, whole genome shotgun sequence genome:
CACATCCTTTTAAGAAAGACAGTCGGATCGAAGACATACTTTGTTTACACCTTTCTTTCAAATCAGCTTCCTAATGTTCCATAAGCAAATCCTAAGAGTCAAAGTTCAGAGACTAGCTAGGATTCAAATCATATTATTGCATATGTGTGTAGCTTATCAATTGTTTTTTATTTTTTATTTATTTAATTTAATTTTTTTTAGAATATCAATTGGTTTTGGGTGTAACTGATGTGTGGAAAAAGTTGCATAAAAGTGCTATTTACAATGAAAGATGTAAATAACATTTCACAAGGCAACATTACATCCACAAAGTCCCAAAGTTAACAATGATCAAATCATTGCATAAAGCAAGAGGCAAAAGTTCTTCAATTATCGCATATGAAGACCACGATGTTTCAAATGTACGATTTTGAACCTATCCGATCATGATTTACAATCGCGTAATATAACATGTCAAATTTCCGACATAGATACACATTGTCCAATTCATTGCAAACTGACATTAGATTCTTTTTTCTTTGGGGTACATAGGTACAATAGATTCTTTCCTCACCATATCTTGCATCAGCAGTCAGTATCAGAGCTCAGGAATCAAGTGCAGGACAGTGCAAGGATACAACTTCATCTTCCTTCAAATGGTCCCGGCCCCTTGCACACTATTAAAGAATATTGAGGTAAACCATGTTATTGTTACTGACTGATTGCTGTTGTATCTTGTTTTATAGGTTAGTTACTTGGTTTCATTAATACCAAGACATATAGACAATGAAATAATCAAAGTCTTTCACATAGAAGAGAGGATAGTCAGAAATTTCTATCCCCCACTTGCTGCCATAGTTTCAGAATAAGCTCAGGCATCAGATCCAAACAGCTCAGATTTGGGTTTAAGAGAAAATCCAGCATTCCCTACAAAACCTCAGTCTGTGATTTTTTTATTTTTTTTTGGGTTTGGGGGACCTCTTAAAAATACAGCTTACAAAGTATAGGCTTGCAGAACATGCCAATCATCTTTTCCAATCCCAACCCACCTTCTCATTTTCAGAGACAAACTAGCAAAAAAAAACCAAGTCCAGGAAACATACAAAATATATTAATAAAATGAAAAAGAGTGGGATAGAGAGAGTTAGAGAGTTACAGCTCAATGAGAGCCATCCCCACCATTTTTCTCTTGTATACAGCTCAACCCAGTTGCTGAAATTATAGATATATACAAAGGCAGGGAAAGAGAAGGAAAAATTTTTGGGGTACCAATTTTTGCCAAAACAGAATAAAGATTCAATCTTGGGCAATAAAAACCAAGAACATGTAGCCATGGAAACTGAGCAGAAGCCTGGTGTGGTAAATCAATGTGTGTTGTTGGGTTGGATGCATCAGCTGTCATGATGACCCCATTCTGATGAGGAATTGAAGAGACCCTTCTTTATACACAAATGGCAACTCCCCTCTCTTTCTTTCCAGATCAGATGACAGAAAAAGAGGCAAAAAGGAGAAGGTAGACCAGAGTGAGTGAATGAGAAAATATTATTGGAATTGATAGTGTAGTAGTATCTACCTGACTACCTCCCTTCTTTTTTATTTTTTTCATTTCTGTCTTTTGATCCCTCCTCAATAATTATGTTTTCCAGTACCCAACCAATTCAAGTCCCTTTCATACCAGTCCACATCTGCCTAGTAAAACCATATGTAAATTTACAGTTGGAAGCTATAGCCCAGACTCACTGATTCTTCAAAGTTTTTTGTGTTGCTTGTAAGCTTGATAATTCCTTGGCATATCCATTGATATCTATATAAAGTGTACCTAGGTTGTCTGTCATCAGTTATAGGTATTACCAACTTCAAAACCAAAGCTTTTGATTTAAGATTTGAGCTACCAATTACCGACCAAAGTTTTCGGTATCTAATTTTAGCTTTCATAGTACCAATTACCAACCAAAGCTAGAGTCTAAACTTTAGCTTTCAGATACAGTGTATAGTAAATGTACCATTAATATATATATATATATGATATGTAATAATGCTCACGCTATATATATATATATAGTATATAAAGCTAATATATAGATAGTTGGTACATTTGCTATTTACGAAAACCAAACCAACTTTTTTCGGTAATTTTTATTTCAGTTTTATCGGTCTCGGTAACTTATCGGACGGTCTGGTAATTACCAAACTAAATGGCAGCCCTACTTTAACTTGACAAAACCCTTTTTTGTTTTTTGGAGGTTCATTTATTCTGCCTCAGATAGTCAGATGGCAATTAATAGTCTGAAAATTAGTGACTGAATATGAAGTTTGCTGTTGTAATGCCAAATCTGAACCAACATGAAGTGTAACATCAGTGAGAGAAGAGGGGTAGTAATTATTTTGCTTTATGAACTCGACCTGTCTGAAAAAAATGACTACTTCTTTTTAACTCTCATCAAACTCAACAGAGGGAGGAGGGAGTGAGGTGGGTACATGTTCATGGAGATGGGACTTCTCCATTGTCATTTTTTGATGAAATGCTGAACCACAAGCCTTGAACAGCAGCAGCAGAAAGGTGGGGTATGCAATGAAAATAAAAAGCATATGAGTTGTCTTCTGATCTGTCTGTTTAGATTTTAGCAGCAGCAGTTTTTCATCACATACCAAAATTCTTGTTTCCTAAGTAGATACTTTGAGATCAGCCAGTTAACATCTCTGAACATTTGTCGGCACCAAAACCCCACTAGCAAGTGCTCAAATGACACTCTAACACTACATTTTAGTTTTCTCAAACCAAAAGGACCACTTGATCTCTTTGAGTAGTGTAGTTGCCATAGCGACTGGTCTTTAAAATCTCAACCTTGATGAAATGCTTGGCTTGACTGCTCTTTTGGTTCTTCTGCATTATCATCACAGGTTCAATGTTTAGGTCTGCTGCTGGAGAAAGAAAAGGCTCTAAGATATGTCAAACTCATCTTCTGCAGCCATAGTTGGAGGTTCTGTTGGAGCACTTGCCTTGGTGGCAATAGTCGTGGGATTCGTGTGGTTCTGCAAGACACAATGTGATAAGCATTTGTTCAACAAGAACTCGGAGACTGGTTCTTCAGATCCATCTGCAGGTAAGAATTTATGTCACATTTTGGTTAGTGTTTTTGCAAAATTTGTTAATGGCTGATGTCTATGATACCCTTCTTGCCAACATTGTCAGTTGAGCTGAATAGGGGTGGACCTAGTTCAGCAAGGCACTTCACAATGGAGGAGTTGGAGCAAGCTACCAAGCATTTTGATGAAAGCAGTCTTCTGGGATTTGGAAGTTTTGGCCTTGTTTATAAAGGTTTGCTCCGTGATGGAACGGTTGTGGCTATCAAAAGGCGCCCCGGTGCTCCTAGACAGGAATTTGTCTCAGAGGTATACCTGGTGGGGACATATCGTAGTGTTCTATACTGTATACTTCTGTGCATTACATTTTATATCTCCTAGTTACCTAATGAACCATGTTCTATGCCTAAACTGTCTATGGCGTTAAGGGACAGTTTGTTTCATTTTTCATAATGATGAACAACTATGCATAACAAGAACAACTATGTTGAGAGCTAAATTATGTGGTAACAGGTAACATACTTGTCGGAGATTCACCATCGAAACTTAGTTAAAATACTGGGATACTGCCAGGAAAGTGGATTTCAAATGTTGATTTTCGAATATTTACCAAATGGAAGCATTTCCAATCACCTATATGGTATGTCCCTCTTTACTGATCACACTGGTTTTCAAATACTATTGATGCATATATGCAAGTTACATTATATGCTCTTTCTCTGGCAGATACTAAACATGATCCGTCAATTAAGCTAGAGTTTAAGCAACGGCTATCTGTAGCTTTAGGGGCTGCTAAAGGTAGAGTTAGCACATACAGTAATTGTCCTAAACTTAATAGAATTGAGAAAGAGTCATTTTAATTGAAGGTTTTCTGGTTTCTTAATCGGCAGGTTTATGCCACTTGCATGGCCTAAGACCTCCAATCATACACAAGAACTTTCAAACTTCCAATGTCCTGGTTGATGAGAACTTCATTGCTAAAGTTTCAGATGCAGGGATTGCAAAACTACTCGAAAAGATAGAAGAAGCAGGTCCTTCTCACACATCCAGTGTCAATTTTTTCCAAGATCCAGAGTAATTGATTATCTTCTGAATAAACTCTGTTTTTAATAATAGGAATGCAAAGCTGAATTTTTCATCTACACTTGGGTACTCATGTATATGTGAAAAATGATAAATAGGGTTGGACCATCTGAGAGTGCTTCCTCTGAAGTGAGTGATGTTTACAGCTTTGGTGTTTTCCTTATGGAGATTATAACTGTACAAGAGACTTTGGATATTGGCTCCTTAGGATCTAATGAAAGTTTATTTCAATGGGTAAGTGCAAGTACTTTCTCAGATAGTTTTCTGATTGCTCTCAATTCAGTGCCTTGTAGAAACATACATTGTGTCACATAACTAGGCAGATTATGGAAATTTCTACCATAAGTACAAACAATTGTCAATAGGATAAGACTATCCATACCTCATGCCCAATCACATTACTGATCACATCACTTCTGAAGTAAGAACAGCGAAAAACTCATGCATGCGGCTTCATTACCACTTCTGTTATGTGGTCCGCTGTACAATTTTGCATGAGCATCTCCCATTTGATTTCCTACTTGTAGTTGCTACAGGAACTTATGGTTATGCTGCCTGATTGAAGTTTTTTTTTTTTTTTCTTTATGTAACTTTATGTAGGTACAATCGCGGCTGAGTTCAAACAATTTAGTGGACAGTCGGCTTGCTGGAAGCTTCACTATAGAGGGAATGAGGGACATGATCAGGCTGACACTACAATGCATGAGTTTTCCAGGAGAAAGACGACCCAAGATGGAAATGGTTGTGGTTGAACTTGAGAGAATTCAAGAGAAAGAAATGGCAATGACAACAGTCATGGGTGAGGGAACTGATACAATCACTCTTGGAAGTGCACTATTTACTTGAATATGAATATTGTGAAGAGAAACTGCATTGATCTGTTGGTGTTCGTTGGCTTAGGCAAAGCTTAAGCTTTACCACTTAGCACCTACACAAACAAACTTGGCAATACCCAATTTAGTGTAAATGTAGGTATCGATTTTACGTTCTTATTGATGCACAGTAGTAGCAATTTGGTTAGCAAGATTACTTCCATACACTTGCTTCTGTATCCTTCTCAACATTAGTTCAAATCAAACCAACTGATACCAGCTTGGCTTAGTCTGTAACCTTAAATATCCAACACCTAAACCCATCACTATCTAGCAATCATATACTTCCACTACCACATTAATGAGAGCTACAATGCAACTAACAAGATTGTGAGAAGCACACTAGTATTTTAAACTCATATCCCATAAAATTAAAGACATCATAGCAAAAACACTTCCATACTTATTGCTTCTGTCCGAAACAAAACAAACTAAATATTTTGTATCATTAGATATCCAATATTCGAAACTGCAACTTAGGAATCACTTTCATATAAGATACCACCTTCTTAAGGCATTTAGAACACATGCATAGTTGAGAAATTGAGGAAGCTCAATCATTGCTAGAGCGTAGAGGTGGTAGAGCCTCAAATCAGCAAGGAACCAACCTAGCCTGCAGCATTGTAGAGCTACAAAACCAAAGCCAGTCATCAAGTAATGGGAAAAGCTACTACAAAGGAACATAAAGACTCAAATTAGAGATTTACAAATACGGAGAAAAACTGTTCAAAGCTGGCTTGCTTCAGAAGGCGGTACAATCCAAACAGCCTCCTGTTTGGCATCTATGGTATTAGGCTGTGAAATTTCTTCACTTTCAATATTGTAGACACCATAGTCATGAGAAGGTACAATATCCCAAGCTATACGATCATTGTCATGGTTGAAGTATATGCAATTCGGGAGGCATCCTAGAAAGTCTGAAGCTAACACAGATATTGAGGAGTTATCACCAATGAAGAGAGCTACATTTCCTAGGGATTTTTTCTTGATCCACTTATCATCATCGAAATTCAATTTGTGAATTCTGAAGAACTTTGTTTTATGTTTCATGAACCTTCGATAGCGAATGTACCTACGAACCATCAGTAATTCTTTCTCAACCGAATCAATAAGATATATCTGACTTGAGAATCTATGATGAGGATCCTGGAATCCCTCTGATCCTGGATTTGTGGAAGTTAATTTCGCTGCTTCTATTCAGCATGGTAGGGCTGCAGTTGGTTTTATTGTTAGAGACAACAGTGGTAATCCAATTGTAGCTGTCTCTAAACATATCGGCGACACAAGTATTCAAATAGCGGAGGCTATTGCTTAAGGGAAGAATTGCACACTGCTTTGCTTCAACAGTTTACTCAAGTTATTGTTGAGGGAGACCCAGGCTAAGCGGGGTGTTATGTTGTACCATTTATTTTAGTACCAGGTTGCATCAAATATTTCTCAAATCAATTAATAATTCTTACATAACACAACACCAGTTAGTACCGTGAAACAAACATGCATAAAGAGTCATCTTTAAATTATAAGGAATGATGCCACATACACTAATATCGAGATCTTTTGTGTAAAACCTCATACCCGTTTTTCCACCGGGTGACTAAATTGGGGGGAGGGGGAGTATCGACATTATTAGACCTGTGTGTGGGACCTGTGGGGCCCGTCAGCCGTTTCCGCATAACAAAAGGAGACTCTTAAGGTGTTGATCGATTGTCTGAATAGAAAAATTACAATTTCTTAGTGTATAAGTCTGTCACTCAAGATATTACTTGGCTGGCTTCTTATATGCAAAGTTGTTACTTCTTTCATGTATGTAAAGTTGCTACTTCCGTCATGTACACAGGAAAGCTATGTTGCCGATAGAATTGTAACTTTAGGTTTTCCTTTTTCTATGTTCCCAGCGTTCCATTTGGATCAGCGGGAGAGTAACCAGAAGAGATTTGTGCTGTAGTTTTGTTTAACGACCCGTTTTACTTCCATGCCTTGCATCAAAACGGTGCGTTTGGAAGTAATCCAGATGGGGACACGTGGCTGAACTCTCTCTCTGACTATAAACTTTTGAGGAGCGAGTTTGTTTGGTTTTGGATTTTGCCGCGCCTGAGAAATGGCGACCTCAATGAGCGTCTTCACCACTTACGCTATGGCTCGCCCCACCAGAGTCCGAGCCCCACGCACTCCTCGATCGACGAAGCCGAAACCGCCCAATCCTAACCCTAATCACAAGCAGCTCAGGCTTAACCGGACCGCCGCCAAGGAGCTGACCTCCATCGGAGTCGAGGCCACCACCTTCACTCGCCTCCCGCCCAAAGACGACTTCTCCCTCCCTTCTTCCTTGCTCGATTTCTCCTCCGCCGAGGAGGTGAAGCTCTCGGAAGCAAGCCTCGCCGTGGAGAAGAAGAAGAAGAAGGTTAAGAATGTTGAGAAGAAAAATGAGATTGAGGATTTGAGCATCGAAGAAGATGACGACGTCGGCGATGGCGAATTCGAGGTCTTTGAAGGGAGCTATGATTCCGAATTTGAAGAAATTGAAGGTGTGGAGTATGAGTATGAGGAGATTGAGAGGCGGAGCGATGTGGATGAAGGTGAATTGGAGGAGGAGGTGAAGGAGAAGGGAGTACCGGCGGTGATGAGGTGTTTCGACAGAGCGAAAATCTATGTGAAGGCGGGGGACGGCGGGAACGGCGTGGTGGCGATGCGGCGGGAGAAGTTCGTGCCGTTAGGAGGGCCGTCAGGAGGGGACGGAGGGAGAGGAGGGAATGTGTATATAGAGGTGGATGGATCGATGAATTCATTGCTGCCGTTTCGGAACAGCGTGCATTTTCGGGCGGGGAGAGGGGACCATGGGAGGGGGCAGTCGCAGAATGGGGCCAAAGGGGAGGATGTGGTGGTGAAGGTGGCGCCGGGGACGGTGATTAGGGAGGCCGGGAAGGAGGAGGAGTTGTTGGAGCTGTTGCATCCGGGGCAACGGGGTTTGTTGCTGCCTGGAGGGAGAGGTGGGAGAGGGAATGCTTCGTTTAAGTCCGGGGCTAATAAGGTGCCTAGGATTGCTGAGAATGGCGCTGAGGGTCCTGAAATGTGAGTCTTGCAGCTTTGAATTATTCATATTGGATTGCTTTATTAGTCTTGTTTGGCTCTTACATTAGTTATTTGTGTTAGCTTAGCATTTTCTTTTGATGATTTTATTAGTTTGAATAGGATAGACAATGTGGACAGGCACAAACATTGTTAGATTTTCGAGTGAGGTGGAGTTTTGGAAACCATGCATAGGCAGATGAAGGGTTTAGTATAAAAGGATGCCCCTTTGAAGTGTTTGGCTAGCTTCTACTTGCATGCTTCTGTTGCTGGTTCTGAGTTGATATGAAACCATTTGGATTAGTTTAGTTTCAGTAACCTCGGATATTGGTATTGCTTTGATTAGGTTGGCATTTAAGTTTGATGGTTTGTTTAGTTTGCGTAGGGCAATGGTCTGTCACCCAACTATTGGTTTCTTTTCTTGAGAAGTTGAGTTTTCAGAAACCAGGCATGAACAGATGAACGGTGTATCACATTTTATTATAAAAGGATGCCCCTTTCTAGTGTTTCTCTAGCTTCTACTTGCATACTTCCGTTGTAGTATATGGCTTGTTCGTAGCTGATATTAAGCCATTTGGATAAGGTTAGTTTCAATAACTTTGGATAGGGGGTATTTGTTTGATAGGTTGGCATTTCTCTTTGATGGTTTGTTTAGTTTAAGTAAGACAATGCTTTGTCGCCCAAATATTGGTTTCCTTTTCCAGAATGGTTGAGTTTTCACAAACCAGGCATGAATGGATGAACAGGATATCTCATTTTAGTTTTTTAGTTTGAGAGGATGCCTCTATCTGTTGTTTCTCTATCATTGACTTGCATATTTCCCTTCAAGCAAATAAGCAGTTCGTGGTTGAGATCAAGCAGTTCCAATTAGATTAGTTACATTAACTTTTGGAATTGGTCATGTGATACCTTGCAATTATTGGCCTCACTTAGCTACCAACCAATTAGTGATGCTTCTATATTAGTAATGCTTGTATCCTTTCTATGATCATTTTCATCACTTATAAGTAGGAATGATGCTATTATGAATCAGGTGGTTGGACCTGGAGCTAAAGCTAGTTGCAGATGTTGGAATTGTGGGGGCGCCAAATGCAGGCAAAAGCACATTGTTGAGTGTTATAAGTGCTGCACAACCAACAATAGCAAATTACCCCTTCACTACTTTACTTCCAAATCTGGGTGTTGTTTCTTTTGACTATGACTCGACTATGGTTGTAGCAGACCTACCAGGTTTACTTGAAGGTGCACACCGGGGTTTTGGATTGGGCCATGAGTTTCTGCGCCACACTGAAAGGTGTTCTGTCTTGGTATAGGCTTATACACCATCAACTTTCAAGTGATTTAAAACTGCTATATGCATTGTTCATTATGGTTTATGTTAAAAGTAGGAAGTTGGATCTTTATCATCTTAATGCCATATCCACGTCTTTATATCTCAGCTTGTAGAAACACAATATGAATCATCTCTCAACTCAGATACATTGTCTTCTTTCAGTAATTTGTTTGGCGATTTCTTGTAGTACAAACTGGTCTTGGATTGTATAGACTAAATTCAAAGTTGTGAAATTTAAACTCTATGTCTCCTTCACAACTAGAGATACTACACTCAACCCTCTGATTACTTTTATTTAGATATAAAAGTCATCGATCTATCATCTATCTTTTATACTGACATAACCAACGTCATTTCTCCATACACTGAAAGTGAATATTGATAGAACCCTCATCTTTCTGAAAATGGCAGATACATGTTGTTGATGGCTCAGGCCAGCAGCCAGAATTTGAGTATGATGCAGTTCGTCTGGAATTGGAACTGTTTAGTCCTGAAATTGCTGAAAAGCCTTATATAGTTGCTTTTAACAAAATGGACCTTCCAGATGCAAATGAACAGTGGCCATCGTTCAAGGAAAACTTGCAAGCCCGCGGGATTCAAGTTTTTTGCATGAGTGCAGTGAAAGGAGAGGGTACTCATGAGGTTATCAGCACTGCTTATCAGCTTCTACAAAGGAGCAAAGTGACCGAGGAGGAATTCACAGGTCATACTTTTTTCTTTTAATAGTTGAAGCTCAATAAAATGTTGTGACACAAATTAAGTGTGCTAATTGACTGCTGTTGGCTAGAGTTACTTCAAGCACAAAAATAATGTGTGTGTTTCTTTTGTTTGTTAGTTTTCTTAAGATGGATCATCAGACATATAGCCCATTAGTTAACTAGAAATTATGCTTAGTTTTGATACATAAACATAAGCTGTTCTGGAAATGAATGATTCTTAGTGTAATAGAAATGGCCGGTGTGGTTACATGTACATTCTATCTTCTGCAGTAATGTAGTTTTGATGACTACTGTATTCAGTTAATGTTTTGCATCCATTCTAGTGTAGATAAGTTTTAACAAGCATATTATTCATTCACTATGTTGACAAATCTCCTACGTTTTGGTTTAGAAGATCCGGTTGATTTAAATCATGTAGCCGATATGGTGCATAAGCAGCAAACCGCCTCTATTAACGAGTTTGAGATCTCTTACGACAGCAGTACCAATACTTGGCATGTTGTGGGAGCTGGATTGCAACGTTTTGTTCAGATGACAAATTGGCGGTAGGTTGACTAGTCTTTTTGGTCGCTGTTATATCTTCTATTTTTTCTTGTCTTTCTTGATATCATCGTATTTTGCGTAAGTCTGAGCTGTTATCATATCACAATTGTACCATTGGGCAAACTTAGTTTCTAGATGCACAAAGACTGTACAAATGCAGACACACTATATAATTCCTTTGTGACAAGTTGAAAGTTCACCTCCAGAGTTTTTTATTTATTAATTTTTTTTTTTTAGTAGACCTGTATAATGTTACATTCTTGTCTTTATTTGGTATGTTTCAAAATCTTTCTCTTGATTTAAAGGAATTGCCAGAATTTGAATAGCACACGTACAGACAAGATAGGGAGTGGATCCAGCTTATATGGGGTAAATTGGGTTTGGATATCGTTAGTTTTTTTTTTTTTTTTTTTTGTTCTTGTTTCCAGTAAAGTGGTTATCTTATGCAAGTTCTGCAGTATGGTACTTAGAGTTTTGTTCTTTTGAAAACTTCTTACACTGAATGTACTTTACAATGGTTTCAGCAAGTTAAAAAGTGCAAGCAGTGTCCTCGACACGATTTAAACTAGCACCTCTTTTATATTAGTAATCAGTTTCATATTTGTCATATGTAATATAAGTATATTGTTCATTAAGTTACTTCTGTAATCTGGATTTGCGTACTTGCATAATTGAATATTGATGATGATTCTTCAATGCTGGTCTCTAGAATGATTTGCATTTTTATTCAGACCTGGTGAGAAATTTATGAATGTTTTCAAACAGATATATGGATTCTGAGAGGAGATTCCAACATGTTTTGGATGCTTGTGGTGTAAACAAGAATCTTAAGAAACGTGGTGTCAAAGAAGGTGACACCGTGCTTATTGGAGATGTATGTTCTTTTCATCTATCATGTCTTTCTGCTCTCTGGATCAGCTAACTACAAGTTTAGGGTTTCTAATATAATGTCTGATGATAGTTTATCTCATTTGCTTCCTCCAGATGGAAATGGTGTGGCATGATTCTGTTTCTGGTCCATCAAATTTAAAGAAAGGATCTTCAGAAACAACCAAGTGGGCACAGTTTAAGTGATCTTCATAAGTTATTCAGTGAAGTTAAGCTAACTCGACTTGAGAAGAAGAGGTATATGTATCAGTATCTCAGTCTCTTGTTTTGGTGTATTATAAAAAAGTACTTATGTCCAACATTTTTCTATATCCCTAGTTAATCTTCAGACAACTCACGAAACTTGATTACAACATTTGAAAGTAGAAAAGGTTATTATCATCAGGGCA
This genomic interval carries:
- the LOC101300612 gene encoding receptor-like protein kinase THESEUS 1-like yields the protein MSNSSSAAIVGGSVGALALVAIVVGFVWFCKTQCDKHLFNKNSETGSSDPSAGKNLFELNRGGPSSARHFTMEELEQATKHFDESSLLGFGSFGLVYKGLLRDGTVVAIKRRPGAPRQEFVSEVTYLSEIHHRNLVKILGYCQESGFQMLIFEYLPNGSISNHLYDTKHDPSIKLEFKQRLSVALGAAKGLCHLHGLRPPIIHKNFQTSNVLVDENFIAKVSDAGIAKLLEKIEEAGPSHTSSVNFFQDPEVGPSESASSEVSDVYSFGVFLMEIITVQETLDIGSLGSNESLFQWVQSRLSSNNLVDSRLAGSFTIEGMRDMIRLTLQCMSFPGERRPKMEMVVVELERIQEKEMAMTTVMGEGTDTITLGSALFT
- the LOC101300899 gene encoding GTPase obg-like, with translation MATSMSVFTTYAMARPTRVRAPRTPRSTKPKPPNPNPNHKQLRLNRTAAKELTSIGVEATTFTRLPPKDDFSLPSSLLDFSSAEEVKLSEASLAVEKKKKKVKNVEKKNEIEDLSIEEDDDVGDGEFEVFEGSYDSEFEEIEGVEYEYEEIERRSDVDEGELEEEVKEKGVPAVMRCFDRAKIYVKAGDGGNGVVAMRREKFVPLGGPSGGDGGRGGNVYIEVDGSMNSLLPFRNSVHFRAGRGDHGRGQSQNGAKGEDVVVKVAPGTVIREAGKEEELLELLHPGQRGLLLPGGRGGRGNASFKSGANKVPRIAENGAEGPEMWLDLELKLVADVGIVGAPNAGKSTLLSVISAAQPTIANYPFTTLLPNLGVVSFDYDSTMVVADLPGLLEGAHRGFGLGHEFLRHTERCSVLIHVVDGSGQQPEFEYDAVRLELELFSPEIAEKPYIVAFNKMDLPDANEQWPSFKENLQARGIQVFCMSAVKGEGTHEVISTAYQLLQRSKVTEEEFTEDPVDLNHVADMVHKQQTASINEFEISYDSSTNTWHVVGAGLQRFVQMTNWRYMDSERRFQHVLDACGVNKNLKKRGVKEGDTVLIGDMEMVWHDSVSGPSNLKKGSSETTKWAQFK